The Streptomyces spororaveus genome includes a region encoding these proteins:
- a CDS encoding PP2C family protein-serine/threonine phosphatase, producing the protein MTPRRAPRAASADLLSTLGRLADQARRGVELQQARVDLAEALQSEMLPASLPALPGLRTAARYAPARHGLDIGGDWYDGFLLPEGALAFCIGDVQGHDVEAAAFMGQVRICLRAVAAVVVDPGEVLSRANEVLLSMDRDLFATCSLLRFDPETRELETARAGHVPSVWATVDGDYGIAEDDGGLPLNLVPGTGYAVTRRRLTKAGSIVLLTDGVVEGPKFPIEVGLERVAKVVREAAGTDPGELAAAVMKVADSTGHADDAAVLVLSHDARPDPQDTP; encoded by the coding sequence GTGACTCCTCGCCGTGCCCCGCGGGCGGCCAGCGCCGACCTGCTCAGCACGCTCGGGCGGCTCGCCGACCAGGCCCGCCGCGGGGTGGAGCTGCAGCAGGCCAGGGTGGACCTGGCCGAGGCGCTGCAGAGCGAGATGCTGCCCGCCTCGCTGCCCGCGCTGCCGGGCCTGCGGACCGCCGCCCGCTACGCTCCCGCCCGGCACGGCCTGGACATCGGCGGCGACTGGTACGACGGCTTCCTGCTGCCCGAGGGCGCGCTCGCCTTCTGCATCGGTGACGTCCAGGGGCACGATGTGGAGGCCGCCGCGTTCATGGGGCAGGTACGGATCTGCCTGCGCGCCGTGGCCGCCGTCGTCGTCGATCCGGGCGAGGTGCTGAGCCGGGCCAACGAGGTGCTGCTCTCCATGGACCGCGACCTCTTCGCGACCTGCAGTCTGCTCCGCTTCGATCCGGAGACACGGGAACTGGAGACCGCCCGGGCCGGCCACGTTCCGTCGGTCTGGGCCACCGTCGACGGCGACTACGGCATAGCCGAGGACGACGGCGGGCTGCCGCTGAACCTGGTGCCCGGGACCGGGTACGCGGTGACCCGCCGCCGGCTGACCAAGGCGGGGTCGATCGTGCTGCTCACCGACGGTGTGGTCGAGGGCCCGAAGTTCCCGATCGAGGTGGGGCTGGAGCGGGTGGCCAAGGTGGTGCGGGAGGCCGCGGGCACCGACCCGGGCGAGCTGGCCGCCGCAGTGATGAAGGTGGCCGACTCGACCGGCCACGCCGACGACGCCGCCGTACTCGTGCTCAGCCATGACGCGAGGCCCGACCCACAAGACACCCCCTAG
- a CDS encoding IS481 family transposase, which yields MVHRNAPLTETGRLRLARCVVDDGWPVRRAAERFQVSHTTAARWATRYRLLGVAGMSDRSSRPHHQPRRTAAEIETEVLRLRREHRIGPLRLAVRCRIAASTAHRILVRNGQPPLAALDRATGEPVRRYERARPGELVHIDVKKLGRIPDGGGHRVLGRAAGSPNKDRRNGAGYAYLHTALDDHTRLAYTEDLPDETAPTCAAFLTRATAWFASLGITVERVLTDNAWAYTKHTWSQTCRDLDIQPRWTRPWRPQTNGKVERFHRTLLEEWAYQKPYTSDRQRQEAFTDWLHWYNYHRPHTGISGQTPASRVTNLSGQHS from the coding sequence GTGGTCCACCGTAATGCGCCGCTGACCGAGACCGGGCGACTTCGTCTGGCGCGTTGTGTCGTCGATGACGGCTGGCCCGTGCGCCGGGCGGCAGAGCGTTTCCAGGTCAGCCACACCACCGCGGCCCGCTGGGCCACCCGCTACCGGCTGCTGGGCGTCGCCGGAATGAGTGACCGCTCCAGCCGGCCCCACCACCAGCCCCGCAGGACAGCAGCCGAGATCGAGACGGAAGTGCTCCGCCTCCGGCGGGAACACCGGATCGGTCCACTGCGGCTGGCAGTCCGGTGCCGTATCGCGGCCTCGACCGCCCACCGCATCCTCGTCCGCAACGGCCAGCCGCCCCTGGCGGCTCTGGACCGGGCCACCGGCGAACCCGTCCGCCGCTATGAACGCGCCCGGCCCGGCGAACTCGTCCACATCGATGTCAAGAAGCTCGGCCGGATCCCCGACGGCGGCGGCCACAGAGTCCTCGGCCGGGCCGCCGGCAGCCCGAACAAGGACCGCCGCAACGGCGCCGGATACGCCTACCTCCACACCGCCCTCGACGACCACACCCGACTCGCCTACACCGAAGACCTGCCCGACGAGACCGCCCCGACCTGCGCCGCCTTCCTCACCCGGGCCACCGCCTGGTTCGCGTCCCTGGGCATCACCGTCGAACGGGTCCTGACCGACAACGCCTGGGCCTACACCAAGCACACCTGGAGCCAGACCTGCCGCGATCTGGACATCCAGCCCCGATGGACCAGGCCCTGGCGCCCACAGACCAACGGCAAGGTCGAACGCTTCCACCGCACCCTGCTCGAAGAATGGGCCTACCAGAAGCCCTACACCTCAGACCGGCAGCGCCAGGAAGCTTTCACCGACTGGCTGCACTGGTACAACTACCACCGACCCCACACCGGCATCAGTGGCCAGACACCCGCCAGCCGCGTCACCAACCTGTCCGGACAACACAGCTAG
- a CDS encoding MASE1 domain-containing protein, giving the protein MVRTEGWRRLPAALLPILAVAAAYYVGGLIGLYQRVVVDGAEVTPLWLPTGIAVTSLLWLGLRAWPGIAIGTYLTIERIADFDLASLIIVAGNVLAPVCAYLMLRRAGFRTEMDRLRDALALVFLGGLLPMLISATIGTCTLVLTGDLPMSQFWSVWAAWWAGDAMGVLVLTPLLLVLRRLVTVRRPREGYRAAEATALVVASVGVTLVATRSPLSLLFLVFPLIIWAAVRFQLAGSAPVTLVVSVLTIAAATSHVGPFAHHTLFEVMINLQGLNGAAALTGLLLSALVTEQNNVRLTIEQVCEDLADLVEQLAPGKPDH; this is encoded by the coding sequence GTGGTGCGCACCGAGGGATGGCGACGTCTGCCCGCAGCTCTGCTGCCGATCCTCGCCGTGGCCGCCGCCTACTACGTGGGCGGACTGATCGGCCTGTACCAGCGTGTGGTCGTCGACGGCGCGGAGGTCACGCCCCTGTGGCTGCCGACCGGCATCGCGGTGACCTCCCTGCTCTGGCTGGGCCTGCGGGCGTGGCCGGGGATCGCGATCGGTACGTACCTCACCATCGAGCGGATCGCCGATTTCGACCTGGCCAGCCTGATCATCGTCGCGGGCAACGTGCTCGCCCCGGTGTGCGCGTACCTGATGCTCCGCCGGGCGGGTTTCCGTACCGAGATGGACCGGCTGCGGGACGCCCTGGCGCTGGTCTTCCTGGGCGGTCTGCTGCCCATGCTGATCAGCGCGACGATCGGAACCTGCACGCTGGTGCTCACCGGGGACCTGCCGATGTCGCAGTTCTGGTCGGTCTGGGCGGCCTGGTGGGCCGGGGACGCGATGGGCGTGCTCGTACTGACCCCGCTGCTGCTCGTCCTGCGCAGGCTCGTGACGGTCCGGCGACCCCGGGAGGGCTACCGCGCGGCTGAGGCGACGGCCCTGGTGGTCGCCTCGGTCGGCGTCACGCTCGTGGCCACCCGGAGCCCGCTCTCGCTGCTCTTCCTCGTCTTCCCGCTGATCATCTGGGCGGCCGTGCGTTTCCAGCTGGCCGGGAGCGCCCCGGTCACCCTGGTGGTGTCGGTCCTGACGATCGCCGCGGCGACCTCCCACGTCGGGCCGTTCGCCCATCACACCCTCTTCGAAGTCATGATCAACCTCCAGGGGCTCAACGGCGCGGCGGCCCTGACCGGTCTGCTGCTGTCGGCCCTGGTCACCGAGCAGAACAACGTCCGCCTGACGATCGAGCAGGTCTGCGAGGACCTGGCCGACCTGGTGGAACAGCTGGCCCCGGGCAAACCCGATCACTAG
- a CDS encoding alpha/beta hydrolase → MTDPAAVERDAAEAASAFAHPAVAPDATAAYGEHPDHVVDFYAPRGETQGPAPLVVLLHGGAWRAPYDRQHVTPLADFLARRGFAVANVEYRRGSSLPHQNAEGPVAGRWPETFDDVAAAMDALPGLAADALPQADVRRTVVTGHSAGGHLALWAAARHVLPAGSPWRLPSPPMLRGVVALAPIADFAVAEELGVCGGASAQLLGGADHWDERLPYADPAALLPTGIATAVVQGRDDIVVPQQVAEAYVAAAAKAGETVGLTLLDAVGHFPLIDPAADACAVVAEEISQLAW, encoded by the coding sequence ATGACGGACCCCGCCGCAGTGGAACGGGACGCCGCGGAGGCCGCCTCGGCCTTCGCCCACCCCGCCGTGGCGCCGGATGCGACCGCCGCCTACGGGGAACACCCCGACCACGTCGTCGACTTCTACGCCCCGCGCGGTGAAACCCAGGGCCCGGCACCGCTCGTGGTGCTGCTGCACGGGGGTGCGTGGCGGGCCCCGTACGACCGGCAGCACGTCACACCGCTCGCGGACTTCCTGGCCCGACGCGGTTTCGCCGTCGCCAACGTCGAGTACCGGCGCGGCAGTTCACTGCCGCACCAGAACGCCGAGGGGCCGGTCGCCGGGCGCTGGCCGGAGACCTTCGACGATGTCGCCGCCGCGATGGACGCCCTCCCGGGGCTGGCGGCCGACGCGCTCCCCCAGGCCGATGTCCGCCGCACGGTCGTCACCGGCCACTCGGCGGGCGGTCACCTCGCGCTGTGGGCCGCGGCCCGGCACGTGCTCCCGGCCGGCTCCCCGTGGCGGCTGCCCTCCCCTCCGATGCTGCGGGGCGTGGTGGCGCTGGCCCCGATCGCGGACTTCGCGGTGGCGGAGGAACTGGGCGTGTGCGGCGGCGCGAGCGCGCAGCTGCTGGGCGGGGCGGACCACTGGGACGAGCGGCTGCCGTACGCCGATCCGGCGGCGCTGCTGCCGACGGGGATCGCCACGGCAGTGGTCCAGGGCCGGGACGACATCGTGGTCCCGCAGCAGGTGGCCGAGGCGTACGTGGCGGCGGCCGCGAAGGCGGGGGAGACGGTCGGGCTGACCCTCCTCGACGCGGTCGGTCACTTCCCGCTGATCGACCCGGCGGCGGACGCGTGCGCGGTGGTCGCCGAGGAGATCTCCCAGCTGGCCTGGTAG
- the kynU gene encoding kynureninase, translated as MSDDSKDISADLRDRAAALDAADGLAKLRERFTLPDGVVYLDGNSLGALPAGVADTTADVVARQWGELLIRSWDESGWWTAPERIGDRIAPLIGAAPGQVVVGDSTSVNLFKALVGAARLAAPGRTRLLVDAATFPTDGYIAESAARMTGLTVVPVDPSHAAEAMDEDTAVVLLNHVDYRSGRLHDLPALTTAARAAGAITVWDLCHSAGSLPVGLDAHAVDLAVGCTYKYLNGGPGSPAYLYIAARHQAGFDSPLPGWNGHADPFAMTPAFEAAQGVTRGRVGTPDILSMLALESALDAWDGVSVEAVRAKSLALTDFFLECVAAYVPQGRVESVTPAEHGRRGSQISLRTENAREVMGELISRGVIGDFRAPDVLRFGFTPLYVGFADAERAARTLGHIFG; from the coding sequence ATGTCTGACGACTCCAAGGACATATCGGCCGACCTCCGCGACCGGGCGGCCGCGCTGGACGCCGCCGACGGGCTCGCGAAGCTCCGCGAGCGCTTCACCCTTCCCGACGGCGTCGTCTACCTGGACGGCAACTCCCTCGGCGCCCTCCCGGCCGGTGTCGCGGACACCACCGCCGACGTCGTCGCCAGGCAGTGGGGCGAGCTCCTCATCCGGTCCTGGGACGAGAGCGGCTGGTGGACCGCGCCCGAGCGGATCGGCGACAGGATCGCCCCGCTCATCGGCGCGGCCCCCGGCCAGGTGGTCGTCGGTGACTCCACCAGCGTCAACCTCTTCAAGGCCCTGGTCGGCGCCGCCCGTCTCGCGGCCCCCGGCCGGACCAGGCTGCTGGTCGACGCCGCCACCTTCCCCACCGACGGCTACATCGCGGAGTCGGCGGCCCGGATGACGGGCCTGACCGTCGTCCCGGTGGACCCCTCGCACGCGGCCGAGGCCATGGACGAGGACACCGCCGTGGTCCTCCTCAACCACGTCGACTACCGCAGCGGACGTCTCCACGACCTCCCCGCCCTCACCACGGCGGCCCGCGCCGCCGGGGCGATCACGGTCTGGGACCTGTGCCACTCCGCCGGGTCGCTGCCCGTCGGCCTCGACGCGCACGCCGTCGACCTCGCGGTGGGCTGCACGTACAAGTACCTCAACGGCGGCCCCGGCTCGCCCGCCTACCTGTACATCGCCGCCCGCCACCAGGCCGGCTTCGACTCCCCGCTCCCGGGGTGGAACGGCCACGCGGATCCGTTCGCGATGACCCCCGCCTTCGAGGCGGCCCAGGGCGTGACCCGAGGGCGCGTCGGCACGCCGGACATCCTGTCCATGCTGGCCCTGGAGTCGGCGCTCGACGCCTGGGACGGGGTGTCCGTCGAAGCCGTACGGGCCAAGTCGCTCGCCCTGACCGACTTCTTCCTCGAATGCGTGGCGGCGTACGTCCCGCAGGGCCGGGTCGAGTCGGTCACCCCGGCCGAGCACGGCCGCCGCGGCAGCCAGATCTCGCTGCGGACCGAGAACGCCCGCGAGGTCATGGGGGAGCTCATCTCCCGCGGCGTCATCGGAGACTTCCGCGCACCCGACGTCCTGCGTTTCGGCTTCACGCCGCTCTACGTCGGTTTCGCCGACGCCGAGCGTGCCGCGCGGACCCTGGGTCACATTTTCGGGTGA
- a CDS encoding tryptophan 2,3-dioxygenase family protein: protein MSKTLDASGVGGSETPNLDFDGTTPYEDYVQADVLTHLQHLRSDDPGEMVFLVTTQVMELWFTVIVHEWETAAKALREDRIPVAMDALKRSLRELEALNASWRPLAQLTPGQFNAYRAALGEGSGFQSAMYRRMEFLLGEKSASMLVPHRGAPRVHAELEKALHEPSLYDEVLRLLARRGLPVPDAVLNRDLSLRYEPSAEVEAVWTGLYAAPDDNGTVDLHRLGEVLTDVAELVWRWRNDHLVATRRAMGAKTGTGGSAGVTWLEKRATKNVFPELWTARSYV, encoded by the coding sequence ATGTCGAAAACCCTTGATGCCTCCGGAGTCGGCGGGTCGGAAACCCCGAACCTCGACTTCGACGGCACCACCCCGTACGAGGACTACGTCCAGGCGGACGTTCTCACCCACCTCCAGCACCTGCGCTCGGACGACCCGGGCGAGATGGTCTTCCTGGTGACGACCCAGGTCATGGAGCTGTGGTTCACGGTCATCGTCCACGAGTGGGAAACCGCCGCGAAGGCCCTGCGCGAGGACCGCATCCCGGTCGCGATGGATGCGCTGAAACGTTCCCTCCGCGAGCTGGAAGCCCTCAACGCCTCCTGGCGCCCGCTCGCCCAGCTCACCCCGGGACAGTTCAACGCCTACCGCGCCGCCCTCGGCGAAGGCTCCGGCTTCCAGTCGGCGATGTACCGCCGGATGGAGTTCCTGCTCGGCGAGAAGTCCGCCTCCATGCTGGTCCCGCACCGGGGCGCCCCGCGCGTCCACGCGGAGCTGGAGAAGGCCCTGCACGAGCCCAGCCTCTACGACGAGGTGCTGCGCCTGCTCGCGCGCCGCGGCCTGCCGGTCCCGGACGCCGTCCTGAACCGCGACCTCTCGCTGCGCTACGAGCCCTCGGCCGAGGTCGAGGCCGTGTGGACGGGTCTGTACGCCGCCCCGGACGACAACGGGACCGTGGACCTGCACCGCCTCGGAGAGGTCCTCACGGATGTCGCCGAGCTCGTCTGGCGCTGGCGCAACGACCACCTGGTCGCCACCCGGCGCGCGATGGGAGCGAAGACGGGTACGGGCGGCTCGGCCGGCGTGACCTGGCTGGAGAAGCGCGCGACGAAGAACGTCTTCCCGGAGCTCTGGACGGCCCGCAGCTATGTCTGA
- a CDS encoding DUF3151 domain-containing protein translates to MSIHQNLLGGPAPTHLPDEPGREAIAAGTPAVEVAAAHPTSSLAWAVLADEAFAAGSTVESYAYARTGYHRGLDALRRAGWKGHGPVPWEHEPNRGFLRALHALARAAEAIGEKEEYERCSTFLRDSSPTAADTLSA, encoded by the coding sequence ATGTCCATTCACCAGAACCTGCTCGGGGGCCCCGCCCCCACCCACCTGCCCGACGAGCCGGGCCGCGAGGCCATCGCCGCCGGCACCCCCGCCGTCGAGGTGGCCGCCGCGCACCCCACGTCGTCCCTCGCCTGGGCGGTCCTCGCCGACGAGGCCTTCGCCGCGGGCAGCACCGTCGAGTCGTACGCCTATGCCCGTACGGGCTACCACCGCGGCCTCGACGCACTGCGCCGCGCCGGATGGAAGGGCCACGGCCCGGTCCCGTGGGAGCACGAGCCGAACCGCGGCTTCCTGCGCGCCCTGCACGCCCTGGCCCGCGCGGCCGAGGCGATCGGCGAGAAGGAGGAGTACGAGCGCTGCTCGACCTTCCTGCGCGACTCGTCCCCGACGGCCGCGGACACGCTGAGCGCCTGA
- a CDS encoding ScbR family autoregulator-binding transcription factor produces the protein MRAERTQVKQDRAVRTRRAILEAAAVVFEDRGFGAAKLTDIVALANVTKGALYFHFDSKEDLAQAVIDAQVSMHAPVVPQEFRAQEFVDVGMVFSHRLRYDVLMRGSARLTLEQNGRELDRAAPYQGWIDLHTALLVQAKECGELLPHVDPSGPSRLVVGAFAGLNVMAQTLGLDLDREVSALYTGLLPSLVVPAVAVRLDTAPGRGARVLHGPDEAPWCDCSPPQPPVPAAVG, from the coding sequence ATGAGGGCCGAACGAACGCAGGTGAAGCAGGACCGCGCCGTGCGCACCCGCCGGGCGATCCTCGAAGCCGCCGCCGTGGTGTTCGAGGACCGGGGTTTCGGCGCGGCCAAGCTGACGGACATCGTCGCGCTCGCCAACGTCACCAAGGGCGCGCTCTACTTCCACTTCGACTCGAAGGAGGACCTGGCGCAGGCCGTGATCGACGCCCAGGTCAGCATGCACGCGCCGGTCGTCCCGCAGGAGTTCAGGGCGCAGGAGTTCGTCGACGTCGGCATGGTCTTCTCGCACCGGCTCCGGTACGACGTCCTGATGCGCGGCAGTGCCCGGCTCACCCTGGAGCAGAACGGCAGGGAACTGGACCGGGCGGCGCCGTACCAGGGGTGGATCGACCTGCACACCGCCTTGCTGGTGCAGGCGAAGGAGTGCGGCGAACTGCTCCCGCACGTGGACCCGTCGGGGCCCTCGCGGCTGGTGGTCGGGGCCTTCGCCGGGCTCAACGTGATGGCGCAGACCCTCGGGCTCGACCTGGACCGGGAGGTCTCGGCGCTCTACACGGGCCTGCTGCCGAGCCTGGTGGTCCCGGCCGTGGCGGTCCGGCTCGACACCGCGCCGGGCCGCGGCGCGCGGGTGCTGCACGGTCCGGACGAGGCCCCGTGGTGTGACTGTTCGCCCCCGCAGCCGCCGGTCCCGGCCGCCGTCGGCTGA
- the fbaA gene encoding class II fructose-bisphosphate aldolase yields MPIATPEVYNEMLDRAKAGKFAYPAINVTSSQTLHAALRGFAEAESDGIIQISTGGAEFLGGQHNKDMVTGAVALAEFAHIVAAKYDITVALHTDHCPKDKLDGYVRPLLDISAERVARGLNPLFQSHMWDGSAETLADNLAIGQELLAKAVAAKIILEVEITPTGGEEDGVSHEINDELYTTVDDAIRTAEALGLGEKGRYLLAASFGNVHGVYKPGNVVLRPELLKDLQAGVAEKYGKASPFDFVFHGGSGSTAEEIATALENGVVKMNLDTDTQYAFTRPVVDHMFSNYAGVLKVDGEVGTKSKYDPRTWGKAAEAGMAARVAEACANLRSTGTKLK; encoded by the coding sequence ATGCCCATCGCAACCCCCGAGGTCTACAACGAGATGCTCGACCGGGCGAAGGCAGGCAAGTTCGCCTACCCGGCCATCAATGTGACCTCCTCCCAGACCCTGCACGCGGCCCTGCGCGGCTTCGCGGAGGCCGAGAGCGACGGCATCATCCAGATCTCCACCGGTGGTGCCGAGTTCCTGGGTGGCCAGCACAACAAGGACATGGTCACCGGCGCGGTCGCCCTGGCCGAGTTCGCGCACATCGTGGCCGCCAAGTACGACATCACGGTCGCCCTGCACACGGACCACTGCCCGAAGGACAAGCTGGACGGCTACGTACGTCCGCTGCTCGACATCTCCGCCGAGCGCGTGGCCCGCGGTCTGAACCCGCTCTTCCAGTCGCACATGTGGGACGGTTCCGCCGAGACCCTGGCCGACAACCTGGCCATCGGCCAGGAGCTGCTCGCCAAGGCCGTCGCCGCCAAGATCATCCTTGAGGTCGAGATCACCCCGACCGGCGGCGAGGAGGACGGCGTCAGCCACGAGATCAACGACGAGCTGTACACCACCGTCGACGACGCGATCCGCACCGCCGAGGCCCTCGGCCTGGGCGAGAAGGGCCGCTACCTGCTGGCCGCCTCCTTCGGCAACGTCCACGGCGTCTACAAGCCGGGCAACGTCGTCCTGCGCCCCGAGCTCCTCAAGGACCTCCAGGCCGGTGTCGCCGAGAAGTACGGCAAGGCCTCGCCGTTCGACTTCGTCTTCCACGGCGGTTCGGGCTCCACGGCCGAGGAGATCGCCACCGCGCTGGAGAACGGCGTCGTGAAGATGAACCTCGACACCGACACCCAGTACGCCTTCACCCGCCCGGTCGTGGACCACATGTTCAGCAACTACGCCGGTGTGCTGAAGGTCGACGGCGAGGTCGGTACGAAGTCCAAGTACGACCCCCGCACCTGGGGCAAGGCCGCCGAGGCGGGCATGGCCGCGCGCGTCGCCGAGGCGTGCGCGAACCTGCGCTCCACCGGTACCAAGCTGAAGTAG
- the pyrE gene encoding orotate phosphoribosyltransferase, producing MSDVNEVMPSGTRDALLQQIKDKAVVHGKVILSSGREADYYIDLRRITLDGEAAPLVGQVMLDLTAELEFDCVGGLTLGADPVATSMLHASAARGQRLDAFVVRKAQKAHGMQRRIEGTDVKGKRCLVVEDTSTTGGSPLTAVEAVREAGGEVVAVATIVDRGAADAIAEAGLPYLTGYLLEDLGLS from the coding sequence ATGAGTGACGTCAACGAAGTAATGCCGTCAGGCACACGCGATGCGCTTCTGCAGCAGATCAAGGACAAGGCCGTCGTGCACGGCAAGGTGATCCTCTCCTCCGGTCGCGAGGCCGACTACTACATCGACCTCCGCCGCATCACCCTCGACGGCGAGGCGGCCCCGCTGGTCGGCCAGGTCATGCTCGACCTCACCGCCGAGCTCGAATTCGACTGCGTCGGCGGTCTGACCCTGGGTGCCGACCCGGTCGCGACCTCGATGCTGCACGCCTCCGCCGCGCGCGGTCAGCGCCTGGACGCCTTCGTGGTCCGCAAGGCGCAGAAGGCCCACGGCATGCAGCGCCGTATCGAGGGCACCGACGTGAAGGGCAAGCGCTGCCTGGTGGTCGAGGACACCTCGACCACCGGCGGATCCCCGCTGACCGCCGTCGAGGCGGTCCGCGAGGCCGGCGGCGAGGTCGTGGCCGTCGCCACCATCGTCGACCGCGGTGCGGCCGACGCGATCGCCGAGGCCGGCCTGCCCTACCTCACCGGCTACCTCCTTGAGGACCTCGGCCTGTCCTAA
- a CDS encoding aldose epimerase family protein, whose protein sequence is MSTQLSAGGAEVTVDQENGCRISSLRIDGTELLRQGPRYGAFPMVPWCGRVANGRFHDGATVHQMPLNHPPHALHGFGRDAPWRPAGATATEAAFTYDLTDPWPYPGRVTQVVTLAEDSLTLTMGVETYGDSFPAQVGWHPWFKRNLDAGGPDAEVAFEPAWQEERGEDHIPDGNRIDPKPRPWDDCFGMPHGVDVTLTWPGALALRVTSRAEWVVIYDEEPEAVCVEPQSGPPNGLNTLPRLVTPVDPLEVSTTWTWRRLG, encoded by the coding sequence ATGAGTACGCAACTGAGCGCCGGCGGCGCCGAGGTGACGGTCGACCAGGAGAACGGCTGCCGGATCAGCAGCCTGCGCATCGACGGGACGGAACTGCTGCGCCAGGGGCCGCGGTACGGGGCCTTCCCGATGGTCCCGTGGTGCGGCCGGGTCGCGAACGGGCGGTTCCACGACGGTGCGACCGTCCATCAGATGCCGCTCAACCACCCGCCGCACGCCCTCCACGGCTTCGGCCGCGACGCGCCGTGGCGCCCGGCCGGTGCCACGGCCACCGAGGCCGCCTTCACCTACGACCTCACCGACCCGTGGCCGTACCCCGGCCGGGTGACCCAGGTCGTCACGCTCGCCGAGGACTCGCTCACCCTCACCATGGGCGTCGAGACCTACGGGGACTCCTTCCCGGCCCAGGTCGGCTGGCACCCCTGGTTCAAGCGCAACCTCGACGCCGGCGGGCCGGACGCCGAGGTCGCCTTCGAGCCCGCGTGGCAGGAGGAGCGCGGCGAGGACCACATCCCCGACGGCAACCGCATCGATCCGAAGCCCCGCCCCTGGGACGACTGCTTCGGTATGCCGCACGGCGTCGACGTCACCCTCACCTGGCCCGGCGCCCTCGCCCTGCGGGTCACCAGCCGGGCCGAATGGGTGGTCATCTACGACGAGGAGCCCGAGGCCGTCTGCGTGGAGCCCCAGTCGGGCCCGCCGAACGGGCTGAACACCCTCCCGCGCCTGGTCACCCCGGTCGATCCGCTGGAGGTCTCCACGACCTGGACATGGCGTCGCCTCGGCTAG